One Gossypium hirsutum isolate 1008001.06 chromosome A11, Gossypium_hirsutum_v2.1, whole genome shotgun sequence genomic window carries:
- the LOC121209351 gene encoding chaperone protein DnaJ encodes MDREGGSHGGSCYYSVLGIRKDASFSDIRTAYRKLAMKWHPDRYARNPGIAGEAKRRFQQIQEAYSVLSDESKRSMYDAGFYDPLEEEDQDFCDFMQEMMSMMNNVKDEGDSFEDLQRMFAEMVDGISFDINTDPTVTKTARVTPSKGNAAKRNSSWC; translated from the exons ATGGATCGAGAAGGAGGATCCCACGGCGGATCTTGTTATTACTCCGTTCTTGGAATTCGTAAGGATGCCTCTTTCTCTGATATTCGCACTGCTTATCGAAAGCTCGCTATG AAATGGCATCCAGACAGATACGCCAGAAACCCAGGGATCGCCGGAGAAGCCAAACGTCGGTTTCAGCAAATCCAGGAAGCTTATTCCG TCCTCTCCGACGAGAGCAAGCGATCAATGTATGACGCCGGCTTTTACGATCCCTTGGAAGAAGAAGACCAA GACTTCTGTGATTTTATGCAAGAGATGATGTCCATGATGAATAATGTGAAAGACGAG GGTGATAGTTTTGAGGATTTGCAAAGGATGTTTGCAGAAATGGTTGATGGCATCAGCTTCGACATAAACACCGATCCAACGGTGACGAAGACAGCACGCGTCACTCCATCAAAAGGCAATGCGGCTAAAAGGAACAGCTCTTGGTGTTGA
- the LOC107886926 gene encoding DEAD-box ATP-dependent RNA helicase 10 isoform X1, producing the protein MAEEENEEIKSFKDLGLCDELVEACDSLGWKTPTKIQVEAIPHALEGKDLIGLAQTGSGKTGAFALPILHALLESHSKQGYKSAPVFFALVLSPTRELAIQIAEQFEALGSGISLKCAVLVGGVDIMQQQIALGKRPHIIVGTPGRLVDHLTNTKGFSLRMLKYLVLDEADRLLNEDFEKALDDILNVIPRDRYTYLFSATMTKKVKKLQRACLRNPVKIEAASKYSTVDTLKQQYRFIPAKYKDSYLVYILTEMSGCTSMVFTRTCDATRLLAFILRNLNIRAIPISGQMTQAKRLGALNKFKSGECNVLVCTDVASRGLDIPSVDMVINYDIPTNSKDYIHRVGRTARAGRSGVAISLVNQYELEWYLQIEKLIGKKLPEYPAQEEEVLQYLESVTEAKRLSQMKLKEIGGTKKRRGGDDEDEDIERYLGVKGKSSKKVKRK; encoded by the exons ATGGCTGAGGAAGAGAATGAAGAGATAAAGTCGTTCAAAGATTTAGGTTTATGCGACGAATTAGTGGAAGCCTGCGACAGTTTAGGTTGGAAAACTCCTACCAAAATCCAAGTAGAAGCCATTCCACACGCTCTCGAAG GGAAGGATTTGATTGGGCTTGCCCAAACGGGTTCTGGTAAAACGGGGGCGTTTGCTCTTCCCATACTGCATGCACTTTTGGAAAGCCATTCGAAACAAGGATATAAATCCGCACCTGTGTTTTTTGCTTTGGTGCTTTCCCCAACACG GGAGCTTGCAATCCAAATTGCTGAACAGTTTGAAGCTTTAGGATCTGGGATTAGCCTAAAATGTGCTGTG CTTGTTGGAGGGGTGGACATAATGCAACAACAAATTGCCCTTGGGAAGCGGCCACACATTATT GTTGGAACTCCTGGACGCCTTGTGGATCACCTAACCAATACTAAAGGTTTTTCTCTTCGTATGCTAAAATATTTG GTCCTAGATGAGGCAGATAGGTTGCTGAATGAGGATTTTGAGAAAGCACTTGACGATATTTTGAATGTTATTCCTCGGGATAGGTACACGTATTTGTTTTCTGCAACCATGACCAAAAAG GTTAAGAAGCTGCAAAGGGCATGTCTGAGAAATCCTGTGAAG ATTGAAGCTGCCTCAAAATATTCTACTGTTGACACATTGAAGCAGCAATACAGGTTTATACCTGCGAAGTACAAG GATAGCTATCTTGTTTATATTTTGACTGAGATGTCTGGTTGTACATCTATGGTTTTCACTCGAACTTGTGATGCAACTCGCCTTTTGGCTTTTATTCTTCGGAATCTTAATATAAGGGCCATTCCGATTAGTGGTCAAATGACTCAG GCAAAGAGGCTAGGAGCCTTGAATAAGTTCAAGTCTGGGGAGTGTAATGTTCTTGTCTGCACTGACGTTGCTAGTAGAGGACTTGACATTCCATCTGTCGATATGGTTATTAATTATGATATCCCTACAAACTCTAAG GATTACATCCATCGAGTGGGTAGAACAGCTCGTGCTGGAAGATCTGGTGTTGCTATCTCACTAGTCAATCAGTATGAGCTGGAGTGGTATCTTCAGATAGAAAAGCTTATTG GCAAAAAGTTACCTGAGTATCCTGCTCAAGAAGAGGAAGTCTTGCAATACTTAGAAAGTGTCACAGAAGCCAAGAGACTATCACAGATG AAACTTAAAGAAATTGGAGGCACAAAAAAAAGGAGGGGCGGAGATGATGAGGATGAGGACATAGAGAGATATCTAGGCGTCAAAGGCAAGTCCTCCAAGAAAGTTAAGAGAAAATGA
- the LOC107886926 gene encoding DEAD-box ATP-dependent RNA helicase 10 isoform X2, translating to MHFWKAIRNKDINPHLCFLLWCFPQHGPTLNKELAIQIAEQFEALGSGISLKCAVLVGGVDIMQQQIALGKRPHIIVGTPGRLVDHLTNTKGFSLRMLKYLVLDEADRLLNEDFEKALDDILNVIPRDRYTYLFSATMTKKVKKLQRACLRNPVKIEAASKYSTVDTLKQQYRFIPAKYKDSYLVYILTEMSGCTSMVFTRTCDATRLLAFILRNLNIRAIPISGQMTQAKRLGALNKFKSGECNVLVCTDVASRGLDIPSVDMVINYDIPTNSKDYIHRVGRTARAGRSGVAISLVNQYELEWYLQIEKLIGKKLPEYPAQEEEVLQYLESVTEAKRLSQMKLKEIGGTKKRRGGDDEDEDIERYLGVKGKSSKKVKRK from the exons ATGCACTTTTGGAAAGCCATTCGAAACAAGGATATAAATCCGCACCTGTGTTTTTTGCTTTGGTGCTTTCCCCAACACGGTCCGACATTAAACAA GGAGCTTGCAATCCAAATTGCTGAACAGTTTGAAGCTTTAGGATCTGGGATTAGCCTAAAATGTGCTGTG CTTGTTGGAGGGGTGGACATAATGCAACAACAAATTGCCCTTGGGAAGCGGCCACACATTATT GTTGGAACTCCTGGACGCCTTGTGGATCACCTAACCAATACTAAAGGTTTTTCTCTTCGTATGCTAAAATATTTG GTCCTAGATGAGGCAGATAGGTTGCTGAATGAGGATTTTGAGAAAGCACTTGACGATATTTTGAATGTTATTCCTCGGGATAGGTACACGTATTTGTTTTCTGCAACCATGACCAAAAAG GTTAAGAAGCTGCAAAGGGCATGTCTGAGAAATCCTGTGAAG ATTGAAGCTGCCTCAAAATATTCTACTGTTGACACATTGAAGCAGCAATACAGGTTTATACCTGCGAAGTACAAG GATAGCTATCTTGTTTATATTTTGACTGAGATGTCTGGTTGTACATCTATGGTTTTCACTCGAACTTGTGATGCAACTCGCCTTTTGGCTTTTATTCTTCGGAATCTTAATATAAGGGCCATTCCGATTAGTGGTCAAATGACTCAG GCAAAGAGGCTAGGAGCCTTGAATAAGTTCAAGTCTGGGGAGTGTAATGTTCTTGTCTGCACTGACGTTGCTAGTAGAGGACTTGACATTCCATCTGTCGATATGGTTATTAATTATGATATCCCTACAAACTCTAAG GATTACATCCATCGAGTGGGTAGAACAGCTCGTGCTGGAAGATCTGGTGTTGCTATCTCACTAGTCAATCAGTATGAGCTGGAGTGGTATCTTCAGATAGAAAAGCTTATTG GCAAAAAGTTACCTGAGTATCCTGCTCAAGAAGAGGAAGTCTTGCAATACTTAGAAAGTGTCACAGAAGCCAAGAGACTATCACAGATG AAACTTAAAGAAATTGGAGGCACAAAAAAAAGGAGGGGCGGAGATGATGAGGATGAGGACATAGAGAGATATCTAGGCGTCAAAGGCAAGTCCTCCAAGAAAGTTAAGAGAAAATGA